A stretch of the Cyprinus carpio isolate SPL01 chromosome B4, ASM1834038v1, whole genome shotgun sequence genome encodes the following:
- the LOC109072240 gene encoding gastrula zinc finger protein XlCGF7.1-like, with the protein MRVHTGERLFTCDQCGKSFRGKQSLEIHMRAHTGEKLFMCVQCGRSFTIKKHLRRHMWIHTGEKPHVCDQCGKSFTESSCLKGHMRIHTGEKPFTCDQCGKTFFVASALKTHLNVHVKEKLHSCSECGKSFSRLQYLQAHQKIHTGVREYMCFECDKTYISANHLKRHQVIHTGEKPYKCSHCKKRFSLSACLKRHERIHSGEKPHACDQCGKSFAYKNYLKLHMRIHVVEKSYHCYSCRESFSVIFFIYSYEKQSLGEKPHTCDQCRKSFSYKGSFKRHMMVHTGERDALAVISGGSSFPNKVNETSRIT; encoded by the coding sequence atgagagttcatactggagagagactgttcacttgtgatcagtgcgggaagagcttCAGAGGAAAACAAAGTCTTGAGATTCACATGAGAGCTCATACAGGAGAGAagctgttcatgtgtgttcagtGCGGGAGgagtttcacaataaaaaaacatcttcGCCGACACATgtggatccacactggagaaaagccacacgtatgtgatcagtgcgggaagagtttcacagaATCATCATGTCTTAAAggacacatgaggatccacaccggagagaagccgttcacatgtgatcagtgcggaaaaacattttttgtggcATCAGCTCTGAAGACACACTTGAATGTTCATGTGAAGGAGAAGCTGCATTCATGTTCtgaatgtggaaagagtttttcacgtcTGCAATATTTACAGgcacatcagaaaatacatactggtgtgagagagtacatgtgctttgagtgtgacaAGACTTATATTTCAGCGAACCATTTAAAGCGTCACCAGgtaattcacactggagaaaaaccttacaagtgttcacattGTAAAAAGAGATTCAGTCTGTCAGCATgtctgaaaagacatgagaggatccacTCTGGGGAGAAACCGCATGCGTGTGATCAGTGCGGAAAAAGCTTTGCTTATAAAAACTACCTTAAGCTACACATGAGGATCCATGTGGTGGAGAAATCATATCACTGCTATTCATGCAGGGAGAGTTTCTCtgttattttcttcatttattcatatgAAAAACAATCACTGGGAGAGAAACCACACACCTGTGATCAATGCAGGAAGAGTTTCTCATATAAAGGAAGCTTTAAGAGACACATGATGGTCCACACTGGAGAAAGAGACGCTTTAGCTGTGATCAGTGGTGGGAGTAGTTTTCCGAATAAAGTAAACGAAACCTCCAGaatcacatga